In Bryobacteraceae bacterium, the following proteins share a genomic window:
- a CDS encoding ATP-dependent DNA helicase gives MQPDRRAHPPREAPPAQRLTTRHFFARNGVLAEWHPSFEFRQGQLDMALSVEAALAERRHLIVEAGTGTGKTLAYLIPAILAGKRVIVSTGAKALQEQLFFKDVPFLQSHFDRPLSVCYMKGRANYACRQKIYDAEREPVLTGLEEVADFQIIREWERSTESGDRAEIRTLPPTSTAWAKVDARREMCTGQKCQQFERCFITQMMRRARESDIVIVNHHLFFADLAIRQEDREGVLPDYDAVIFDEAHELEEVAGQYFGASVSNWQFQELRRDIAAVAQRKNFGSEELDRVLTTLDEVSVRFFAAFPEKEGRLGFADPAAFVEENRRSLSDVLSALELTHAHLELIKNVPEEVLPLARRALEMGKTIEFWTQAADNRYVYWSERRGRGVYLVATPIDVSAVLGEKLFSQRATAVLTSATLAVQDNFEYVEKRLGITGARTQIVQSGFDYPKQALLYVPHHLPEPRSPNFADLAVEETIRLLEISRGRAFVLFTSYQQMRNFHDRISLRVEYPTLLQGSGPNNALIEEFRRTPNCVLFATASFWQGVDVPGEQLSCVIIDRLPFAVPSDPIVEARSRAIRDNQGNPFYEYQVPGAAIALKQGFGRLIRSRADRGILAILDSRITRQRYGQIFFDSLPAYGFTLDRTEVERFFDV, from the coding sequence ATGCAGCCTGACCGCCGCGCGCATCCGCCACGGGAGGCGCCCCCGGCCCAACGACTCACAACCCGCCACTTCTTCGCGCGCAACGGCGTTCTTGCCGAATGGCACCCTTCCTTCGAGTTCCGTCAGGGCCAACTCGATATGGCGCTCTCCGTCGAAGCCGCCCTCGCCGAGCGCCGCCACCTCATCGTCGAGGCCGGCACCGGCACCGGAAAAACCCTCGCCTACCTCATCCCGGCGATTCTCGCCGGCAAACGTGTCATCGTTTCCACTGGCGCCAAGGCGCTCCAGGAGCAGCTCTTCTTTAAGGATGTCCCGTTCCTGCAAAGCCACTTTGACCGGCCCCTGAGCGTCTGCTACATGAAGGGCCGCGCCAATTACGCCTGCCGCCAGAAGATCTACGACGCCGAGCGCGAGCCCGTTCTCACCGGACTCGAGGAAGTCGCCGACTTCCAGATCATCCGCGAATGGGAGCGCTCCACCGAATCCGGCGACCGCGCCGAGATCCGCACGCTTCCGCCCACCAGTACCGCCTGGGCCAAAGTGGACGCCCGCCGCGAGATGTGCACCGGCCAGAAGTGCCAGCAGTTTGAGCGCTGCTTCATCACGCAGATGATGCGCCGCGCGCGAGAAAGCGATATCGTCATCGTCAATCACCACCTCTTCTTCGCCGACCTCGCCATCCGCCAGGAAGACCGTGAAGGCGTCCTTCCGGACTACGACGCCGTCATCTTCGACGAAGCGCACGAGCTCGAAGAGGTCGCCGGCCAGTACTTCGGCGCTTCGGTCAGCAACTGGCAGTTCCAGGAACTCCGCCGCGACATCGCCGCCGTCGCCCAACGCAAGAACTTCGGCTCCGAGGAATTGGACCGCGTTCTCACCACGCTCGACGAAGTCTCCGTCCGATTCTTCGCCGCCTTCCCCGAAAAAGAAGGCCGGCTCGGCTTTGCGGACCCGGCGGCCTTCGTCGAAGAAAACCGCCGCTCCCTCAGCGATGTGCTCAGCGCCCTCGAACTCACCCACGCCCACCTCGAGCTCATCAAGAACGTGCCGGAAGAGGTTCTCCCGCTCGCCCGCCGTGCCCTCGAGATGGGCAAGACCATCGAGTTCTGGACTCAGGCCGCCGACAACCGGTACGTCTATTGGAGCGAGCGCCGCGGCCGGGGCGTCTATCTGGTGGCCACGCCCATCGACGTCTCCGCCGTGCTCGGCGAGAAGCTGTTCTCGCAGCGTGCCACCGCCGTGCTCACCTCCGCCACTCTCGCTGTCCAGGACAACTTCGAGTACGTCGAGAAACGGCTCGGCATCACCGGAGCGCGCACCCAGATCGTCCAGAGCGGGTTTGACTACCCCAAGCAGGCGCTGCTTTACGTCCCCCATCACCTGCCCGAGCCCAGAAGCCCGAACTTCGCCGATCTCGCCGTCGAAGAAACCATCCGCCTGCTCGAGATCTCACGCGGCCGCGCATTCGTTCTCTTCACCAGCTATCAGCAAATGCGCAACTTCCACGACCGCATTTCGCTCCGCGTCGAATACCCTACGCTGCTCCAGGGCTCCGGCCCCAACAACGCCCTCATCGAAGAGTTCCGCCGAACTCCCAACTGCGTCCTGTTCGCCACCGCGTCCTTCTGGCAGGGCGTGGACGTGCCCGGCGAACAGTTGAGCTGTGTGATCATAGATAGGTTGCCGTTCGCGGTGCCCTCGGACCCCATCGTGGAAGCGCGCAGCCGCGCCATTCGCGACAACCAGGGCAACCCGTTTTACGAGTACCAGGTGCCCGGCGCCGCCATCGCCCTCAAGCAGGGTTTCGGCCGGTTGATCCGCAGCCGCGCCGACCGCGGCATCCTGGCAATCCTCGACAGCCGGATCACACGCCAGCGTTACGGCCAGATCTTTTTTGACAGCCTCCCGGCCTACGGCTTCACGCTGGACCGGACCGAGGTGGAAAGGTTCTTCGATGTTTGA
- a CDS encoding alkaline phosphatase D family protein — MLTRRDLIRSSAWLALTFPSREAGGLLAAPVFTADPFACGISSGDPTAHGVVLWTRLMADPAREQAWQRARVRVRWEVAADEAMKRIVRRGEWEATPELAHSVHADVEGLAAGRWYWYRFLVDGAESPIGRTRTAPAGGSDRLRFAFASCQHFEQGHYTAYEHMAGEDLDLVLHLGDYIYEGAARPNLVRAHTGGEIVTLSDYRNRYALYRSDARLREAHRLFPWVVTWDDHEVDNNYAADVPEDSQQREAFLERRANAYQAYYEAMPLRRSSMPRGSSMQLYRDVNFGSLARFFVLDTRQYRTDQPCGDGDKPPCAEMTAENQTMLGETQERWLTGGLGASRAKWNVLANQVMMAKVDRDGTDGERYPMDQWSGYDTARVRFMRFLGEREPSNPVVITGDVHSNWVCDLRERFRDKESPVVASEFTGTSISSGGDGVDVPERVAAYLPDNPQIHFHNAQRGYVSCEVTGKQFRADYRVLDRVTAPGSPIRTKASFVLEDGRRGVQRA; from the coding sequence ATGCTGACCCGTAGGGATCTGATCCGTTCGTCGGCCTGGCTTGCGCTCACCTTCCCTTCGCGTGAGGCCGGAGGCCTGCTGGCCGCACCGGTGTTCACAGCCGATCCATTCGCCTGCGGCATATCATCGGGCGACCCGACTGCCCATGGCGTGGTGCTGTGGACGCGGCTGATGGCCGACCCGGCGCGCGAACAAGCGTGGCAGCGCGCACGGGTCCGAGTGCGGTGGGAGGTGGCTGCCGACGAGGCGATGAAGCGCATCGTAAGACGCGGCGAGTGGGAGGCGACGCCGGAACTCGCGCATTCGGTGCACGCCGACGTGGAAGGCCTGGCAGCGGGGCGGTGGTATTGGTACCGCTTCCTGGTGGACGGCGCGGAAAGCCCGATCGGGCGGACGCGGACTGCTCCGGCCGGGGGCAGCGACCGTCTGCGATTCGCGTTCGCGTCTTGCCAGCACTTCGAGCAGGGACACTATACCGCTTACGAACATATGGCCGGGGAGGACCTCGACCTCGTGCTGCACCTGGGCGACTACATCTACGAGGGCGCGGCGCGGCCGAATCTTGTCCGCGCGCATACGGGCGGCGAGATCGTGACGTTGAGCGACTATCGCAACCGGTATGCCCTCTACCGGAGCGATGCGCGGCTTCGCGAGGCGCACCGGCTCTTCCCGTGGGTTGTGACTTGGGACGACCACGAGGTGGATAACAATTACGCCGCCGATGTGCCGGAGGACTCACAGCAGCGGGAAGCGTTTCTGGAACGGCGCGCGAATGCGTATCAGGCATACTACGAGGCCATGCCGCTACGCCGGTCATCCATGCCACGGGGCAGTTCGATGCAGCTTTATCGCGATGTGAACTTCGGTTCGCTGGCGCGCTTCTTCGTGCTGGACACGCGGCAGTACCGGACGGATCAGCCTTGCGGGGACGGGGACAAGCCTCCCTGCGCCGAGATGACGGCGGAGAATCAGACGATGTTGGGGGAGACGCAGGAGCGGTGGCTGACCGGCGGGCTGGGTGCGTCACGCGCCAAGTGGAACGTGCTGGCGAACCAGGTGATGATGGCGAAAGTGGATCGCGACGGCACGGACGGCGAGCGCTACCCGATGGACCAGTGGAGCGGCTACGACACGGCGCGCGTGCGATTCATGCGATTCCTCGGCGAACGGGAGCCGTCGAATCCGGTGGTTATCACTGGCGACGTGCATTCGAACTGGGTATGCGACTTGCGGGAGCGCTTCCGCGACAAGGAGTCGCCCGTGGTAGCGAGCGAGTTCACCGGCACTTCGATCTCGTCGGGTGGCGACGGCGTGGATGTACCGGAGCGGGTGGCGGCGTATCTGCCGGACAACCCGCAGATCCACTTTCACAACGCCCAGCGCGGATACGTAAGCTGCGAGGTCACGGGGAAGCAGTTCCGCGCGGATTACCGGGTGCTGGACCGCGTGACGGCTCCCGGATCGCCGATTCGCACAAAAGCGTCTTTCGTTCTCGAGGACGGGCGCCGCGGCGTCCAACGAGCGTGA
- the rsmG gene encoding 16S rRNA (guanine(527)-N(7))-methyltransferase RsmG gives MTVTYEQLLDELLPADLPHREVCASGCARHLRLIEEANRQFNLTRIVDAREAVVKHVVDSVTPWRLFGGAARVVDAGTGAGFPGIPLAFAHPESRWVLIESTGKKARFAESAGQALGLANIEVEPVRAEDWLRAHRVDIVTARAVAPLVKILDLFGPAARAGARLLLYKGPDVDAEIAETAAYAAKRGLAAQVALRYELPEGMGSRTVVQVASAGQAI, from the coding sequence GTGACGGTAACTTACGAGCAATTACTCGACGAGTTGCTACCGGCGGATCTGCCGCATCGGGAGGTATGCGCGTCCGGCTGCGCGCGCCACCTCCGGCTGATCGAGGAGGCAAACCGGCAGTTCAATCTCACGCGTATCGTGGATGCTCGCGAAGCCGTGGTGAAACACGTTGTGGATTCGGTGACTCCGTGGAGGCTGTTCGGCGGCGCCGCGCGGGTGGTGGATGCGGGCACGGGCGCGGGTTTCCCGGGCATCCCGCTCGCATTCGCGCATCCGGAGAGCCGGTGGGTGCTGATCGAATCGACGGGGAAGAAGGCTCGCTTCGCGGAGTCGGCCGGTCAGGCGCTCGGCTTGGCGAATATCGAGGTGGAGCCGGTGCGGGCGGAGGATTGGCTGCGAGCGCACCGGGTGGATATCGTTACGGCGCGGGCGGTGGCGCCGCTCGTCAAGATTCTGGATCTGTTTGGGCCGGCGGCGCGGGCGGGCGCGAGGCTACTACTTTACAAGGGTCCGGATGTGGATGCGGAGATCGCGGAGACGGCGGCCTATGCGGCGAAGCGCGGGCTGGCAGCGCAGGTGGCGCTGCGGTATGAGCTGCCGGAGGGGATGGGGTCGAGAACGGTGGTGCAGGTGGCGTCCGCCGGACAGGCTATTTGA
- a CDS encoding PEP-CTERM sorting domain-containing protein, which translates to MRKIAVLLAFATAFATVGFALTIDNFTSDQAACVGPMPLCTLPAATSTNDAGVLGGNRDLVISLLMGTAFIDTNLSQPAKLTFSSSGNSDAVGIVQWDGANADGTLDTTGLGGVDLDTGANFFVFEARADLPGTVQIRVFNQGGGGPYFVDTPIPGDNTSHLYFVPLNLFTVQGATLTDVGALEIRLAGLQGFDVEFEFFGTSGVPEPASWAMMAVGLLGLGIVRRRMRA; encoded by the coding sequence ATGAGGAAAATAGCTGTTTTATTAGCTTTCGCTACTGCTTTCGCTACTGTTGGATTCGCACTCACCATCGACAACTTCACTTCCGATCAGGCGGCCTGCGTCGGACCCATGCCGCTGTGTACTTTGCCGGCCGCAACCAGCACCAACGATGCCGGTGTCCTTGGCGGCAACCGCGATCTCGTCATCTCACTGCTAATGGGAACGGCCTTCATTGACACCAACCTTTCGCAGCCGGCGAAACTCACCTTCAGCTCGTCCGGCAACAGCGACGCCGTTGGAATCGTCCAGTGGGATGGCGCCAATGCCGACGGTACCCTCGACACTACCGGTCTCGGTGGCGTCGACCTCGACACCGGCGCGAATTTCTTCGTGTTCGAGGCCCGCGCCGATCTTCCCGGAACCGTGCAAATCAGAGTCTTCAATCAGGGTGGTGGCGGGCCGTATTTCGTCGACACGCCGATCCCGGGCGACAACACCTCGCACCTCTACTTCGTGCCGCTGAATCTGTTCACGGTTCAGGGCGCCACTCTCACTGATGTCGGCGCGCTCGAAATCCGTTTGGCAGGTCTGCAAGGCTTCGATGTCGAGTTTGAGTTCTTCGGCACCTCTGGCGTTCCTGAGCCGGCTTCCTGGGCGATGATGGCCGTTGGTCTCCTCGGCCTCGGCATCGTCCGCCGCCGGATGCGCGCCTAG
- a CDS encoding SDR family oxidoreductase, with amino-acid sequence MSVPGFSLQGKNAIVTGGGRGIGRAIAQRFAEAGANVLIASRKMEVLAAAAAEMASLPGKVVPCACHVGRPDDLARLVETAESEIGPVHILVNNSATNIGQGPALECSDEALSKTMEINVLSVHRLIRLLVPRMIANGGGSVINMASIAGIRPMEGSLSYSFTKAGLIMMTRVWAIEFGPHNVRVNAICPGLIKTDFSAYFWRNEQYMTHLRATQPIPRIGQPEEVAGLAQYLASDEASFVTGQHFVVDGGAVAV; translated from the coding sequence ATGTCGGTTCCCGGATTCTCACTGCAAGGTAAGAACGCAATCGTTACCGGAGGCGGACGAGGCATTGGCCGCGCCATCGCCCAGCGCTTCGCCGAGGCCGGGGCCAACGTCCTCATCGCATCGAGGAAGATGGAAGTTCTCGCCGCCGCCGCCGCGGAAATGGCGAGCCTGCCGGGCAAGGTGGTTCCCTGCGCCTGCCATGTCGGCCGCCCGGACGATCTCGCCCGCCTCGTCGAAACCGCGGAATCCGAAATCGGGCCCGTCCACATCCTGGTGAACAACTCCGCCACCAATATCGGCCAGGGGCCGGCCCTCGAATGCAGTGACGAAGCGCTGTCGAAGACCATGGAAATCAACGTCCTCTCCGTGCATCGTCTCATCCGGTTGCTCGTACCGAGGATGATCGCCAACGGCGGCGGCTCGGTCATCAACATGGCCTCCATCGCCGGAATCCGCCCTATGGAAGGCTCACTCTCCTACAGCTTCACAAAGGCCGGGCTCATCATGATGACCCGTGTCTGGGCAATCGAGTTCGGCCCCCACAACGTGCGCGTCAACGCCATTTGCCCGGGACTCATCAAGACAGACTTCAGTGCGTATTTCTGGCGGAACGAACAGTACATGACTCACCTTCGGGCCACTCAGCCGATCCCTCGAATCGGTCAGCCCGAGGAAGTGGCGGGCCTCGCACAGTACCTCGCGTCCGACGAAGCGTCGTTTGTCACTGGTCAGCACTTCGTCGTGGACGGCGGCGCCGTAGCTGTTTGA